The proteins below come from a single Dehalococcoidia bacterium genomic window:
- a CDS encoding vitamin B12-dependent ribonucleotide reductase: MAANPVRKNSALPFQSRIANEVFRYCESEGISDRGTTEQLTEVVMQKLEQEYQRLPGMDVDIPEWRLSAADIRKTLKAVIAERSVSSDTAEQRSDGTEAEAKDNSSFSEKTSEEKPLEIAKSPAKAATPKKSKTKKARPKIAPVSDDLKFSENAMRVLEKRYLKTDDQGKAIETPYDMFRRVAHNIASAETAYGTEEDAEYWEEEFYKLMANLEFLPNSPTLMNAGRELQQLSACFVLPINDSMEGIFDAIKYTALIHKSGGGTGFSFSRLRPEGDTVGSTGKVASGPVSFMKVFDAATDVIKQGGMRRGANMAILSVDHPDIERFITAKEKDDTLSNFNLSVAVTDKFMKAAETGSEYDLLNPKDGSVYGQLNAKHLFNTIVEMAWGTGDPGLVFIDRINRDNPNKDLGMIESTNPCGEQPLLPYESCNLGSINLARMVNSEKQCVDYDKLDDVIKIAVRFLDDVIDKNNFPLPEIGEMTRKTRKIGLGIMGFADLLIKLGIPYDSEEAVKMAEDIMRFIDKTSTDTSVELAEERGVFPAFDGSEYGIKGGPRVRNATRTTIAPTGTLSIIANCSSGIEPLFALSYIRNILDGDALIEVNPYFDEIARKEAFYSEKLMKDLASKGSLHGIEGIPPAVARVFVTAHDITPEWHVKMQAAFQQYTDNAVSKTINFPQSATKDDIMNAYLMSYREGCKGITIYRDKSKEKQVLNVAGSKRKDETRPLEPRKRSRVTTGVTERVATGCGNIYVTVNSDEHGICEVFSSLGKAGGCASAQLESTCRLISLALRSGVDASAIVKHIRGIRCPSIAWEQGHSILSCPDAIAAVLGHQLSNMDGDKTAIDSIPKKAAHAANPVPSINMGGQCPDCGGMLVYQEGCQICHSCGYTKCN, translated from the coding sequence ATGGCAGCAAACCCGGTCAGAAAAAACAGCGCGCTTCCGTTTCAAAGTAGGATTGCCAACGAGGTCTTCCGTTATTGTGAATCCGAGGGCATATCCGACCGCGGCACGACGGAACAGCTTACGGAGGTTGTAATGCAAAAATTGGAACAGGAATATCAGAGGTTACCGGGTATGGATGTGGACATTCCGGAATGGCGTCTCAGCGCCGCGGATATACGTAAGACGCTGAAAGCGGTTATTGCGGAAAGGAGTGTATCCTCCGATACAGCAGAGCAACGTAGCGATGGAACAGAGGCGGAAGCGAAGGACAACAGCAGTTTCTCTGAGAAAACGAGCGAGGAAAAACCGCTGGAAATTGCGAAGAGCCCCGCCAAAGCCGCCACGCCTAAGAAATCTAAAACCAAAAAGGCCAGGCCCAAAATCGCTCCAGTTTCAGATGATTTAAAGTTCTCGGAAAACGCGATGAGGGTACTCGAGAAACGCTACCTGAAAACGGACGATCAGGGTAAAGCCATCGAGACGCCGTACGATATGTTCCGACGCGTGGCCCATAACATCGCCTCAGCCGAGACCGCGTACGGCACGGAAGAAGACGCCGAATACTGGGAGGAAGAGTTCTATAAATTAATGGCCAACCTCGAGTTCCTGCCTAACTCCCCTACCCTGATGAACGCCGGCCGCGAGTTACAGCAACTCTCGGCGTGCTTTGTGCTGCCGATAAACGATTCCATGGAAGGCATATTCGACGCTATTAAGTACACCGCACTGATCCACAAGAGCGGGGGCGGCACCGGCTTTTCGTTTTCCAGATTAAGGCCCGAGGGCGACACGGTCGGCTCCACGGGTAAGGTGGCCAGCGGCCCGGTCTCCTTCATGAAGGTCTTCGATGCGGCCACCGATGTTATCAAGCAGGGCGGGATGCGCCGCGGCGCCAATATGGCTATTCTCAGTGTGGATCATCCGGATATAGAGAGGTTCATCACAGCAAAAGAAAAGGATGACACCTTGAGCAATTTCAATCTCTCCGTTGCCGTAACCGACAAATTTATGAAGGCCGCGGAAACCGGCAGCGAATATGATCTCCTGAACCCGAAGGACGGGTCGGTATACGGACAGCTTAACGCAAAACATCTCTTTAACACCATCGTCGAGATGGCATGGGGAACGGGCGACCCCGGACTTGTCTTCATCGACCGCATAAACAGGGACAACCCTAACAAAGACCTCGGTATGATCGAGAGCACAAATCCCTGCGGAGAGCAACCGCTGCTCCCTTATGAATCCTGCAATCTGGGCTCGATAAACCTGGCCCGTATGGTGAACAGCGAAAAGCAATGCGTAGATTATGACAAGCTGGATGATGTTATCAAGATCGCCGTCAGGTTCCTGGACGACGTTATCGATAAAAACAACTTCCCGCTTCCCGAGATAGGAGAAATGACCAGGAAAACGCGGAAGATAGGCCTGGGTATCATGGGCTTTGCCGATTTGTTGATTAAGTTAGGTATTCCCTACGATTCTGAAGAAGCGGTGAAGATGGCGGAAGACATCATGAGGTTCATCGATAAGACATCCACCGACACATCGGTGGAACTGGCCGAAGAAAGAGGCGTCTTCCCTGCATTCGACGGCAGCGAATACGGGATCAAAGGAGGACCCAGGGTGCGAAACGCGACGCGCACCACCATCGCCCCCACAGGGACGCTGAGCATTATAGCCAATTGCTCAAGCGGCATCGAGCCGCTGTTTGCGCTGAGCTATATCCGCAACATACTTGACGGCGACGCGCTGATAGAGGTCAATCCCTATTTTGACGAGATCGCCCGCAAAGAGGCCTTCTACTCGGAGAAGCTCATGAAAGACCTGGCCAGCAAAGGCAGCCTGCACGGCATCGAGGGCATTCCGCCGGCGGTAGCCAGGGTGTTCGTTACCGCACACGATATAACCCCCGAATGGCATGTCAAGATGCAGGCCGCGTTTCAGCAATACACGGACAACGCCGTTTCTAAAACAATCAACTTCCCGCAGAGCGCGACCAAGGACGATATCATGAACGCTTACCTGATGTCATACCGCGAAGGCTGCAAGGGAATAACCATCTACAGGGACAAGAGTAAGGAAAAGCAGGTACTCAACGTGGCCGGCAGCAAACGCAAGGATGAGACCAGGCCTCTTGAGCCGAGAAAGCGTTCGCGGGTCACAACCGGCGTCACGGAGAGGGTGGCCACCGGATGCGGCAACATCTATGTCACCGTAAACTCCGACGAGCACGGCATCTGCGAGGTGTTCTCCAGCCTGGGCAAGGCCGGCGGCTGCGCTTCGGCGCAATTGGAATCCACGTGCAGGTTGATATCTCTGGCTCTGAGGTCGGGCGTGGATGCCTCCGCGATAGTCAAGCATATTCGCGGCATAAGATGCCCCTCGATAGCATGGGAACAGGGGCATTCTATACTTTCCTGCCCGGATGCCATAGCCGCCGTCCTCGGACACCAATTAAGCAACATGGACGGCGACAAGACCGCCATCGACAGCATACCGAAGAAAGCCGCTCACGCGGCCAACCCGGTGCCTTCAATAAATATGGGGGGACAGTGCCCGGACTGTGGAGGTATGCTAGTATATCAGGAGGGCTGCCAAATCTGTCACAGTTGCGGCTATACGAAATGCAACTAG
- a CDS encoding radical SAM protein, whose translation MSGDNASRLRSSREQGATVKDWGGKIPIALIFPNTYHVGMSSLGFQTIYSLLNSYSNIVCERVFSNENGRSVESGRPLDDFAVLAFSLSNELDYFNAIEILASSSIPLKSDERDHSHPIIIAGGPCITANPEPLAPFFDAFAIGEGESILPSFVDIITETDDGDRDELLKKLTGINGIYVPQINDGRTVMRQWVRNLDDFATTSAVLTDDTEFSNMYVVEIARGCPWGCRFCLAGYLFRPFRCRSADKLLEQCRKGLELTRKIGLLGACVSDHPEIDDIVSRLSGMDAVISVSSLRVKPISDTVLRALKESGTGNLTLAPEAGSERLRRAINKGINREDIISAADKIIDADFRQLKLYFMIGLPTETEDDIEEIITLASEIKERAERRRSGCRIILAIEPFVPKAGTPFQRLPMTGEKILRQRLAYLKRHLEKRGIEVRSESVPWAGVQAVLSRGDQRLAPVLTRVAQNRSLSTWRQALTEYYLDADDYIGREIPSDERLPWDYIDSGIKSSYLETEVERASAGRTTPPCPIGIECHKCGVC comes from the coding sequence ATGAGCGGAGACAATGCATCTCGACTACGTTCCTCACGGGAGCAGGGAGCGACCGTAAAGGATTGGGGCGGAAAGATACCAATCGCCTTGATATTCCCCAACACATATCATGTAGGCATGTCCAGCCTCGGTTTCCAGACGATATACAGCCTCCTCAACAGCTACAGCAATATAGTATGTGAACGTGTGTTTTCCAATGAAAACGGCCGGAGCGTGGAATCAGGACGCCCGCTCGACGATTTTGCAGTTCTCGCGTTCTCACTCTCCAACGAACTGGACTACTTCAACGCGATAGAGATTCTGGCTTCAAGTTCGATACCCCTGAAATCAGATGAGCGAGACCATTCTCACCCGATAATAATCGCCGGAGGACCGTGCATCACCGCCAACCCGGAGCCGCTGGCTCCGTTCTTCGATGCGTTCGCTATCGGAGAAGGCGAGAGCATCCTGCCCTCGTTTGTCGACATTATTACCGAAACGGATGACGGCGACCGTGATGAGTTGCTGAAAAAGCTGACAGGCATCAATGGAATATATGTCCCTCAGATCAACGACGGAAGGACGGTAATGAGACAATGGGTCCGGAACCTGGACGATTTCGCCACGACATCAGCCGTCCTGACCGATGACACCGAGTTCAGCAATATGTATGTTGTCGAGATCGCGCGCGGCTGTCCCTGGGGCTGCCGATTCTGCCTCGCCGGATACCTGTTCAGACCTTTTCGCTGCCGTTCCGCGGACAAATTGCTGGAACAGTGCCGAAAGGGCCTTGAACTAACCAGAAAGATCGGGCTCCTTGGCGCCTGCGTTTCAGACCACCCTGAAATCGACGATATTGTCTCACGACTGAGCGGGATGGACGCCGTCATCTCCGTGAGCTCGCTACGCGTCAAGCCGATTTCGGACACGGTGCTGCGGGCGCTGAAAGAAAGCGGCACCGGGAACCTGACGCTGGCCCCTGAAGCCGGCTCAGAAAGGCTGCGCCGTGCCATAAATAAGGGCATAAACAGGGAAGATATAATATCAGCCGCGGATAAGATAATAGACGCCGATTTTCGCCAGTTGAAGCTTTATTTCATGATCGGTCTGCCTACAGAGACGGAAGATGACATAGAGGAGATCATCACGCTGGCTTCTGAAATCAAGGAACGGGCGGAGCGCAGGCGCTCCGGGTGCCGTATTATCCTGGCAATCGAGCCTTTCGTGCCCAAGGCGGGGACGCCGTTCCAGCGATTGCCTATGACCGGCGAGAAGATACTGCGGCAACGCCTCGCATATTTGAAACGCCATCTTGAGAAACGCGGTATAGAGGTCAGGTCGGAGAGTGTGCCCTGGGCTGGGGTGCAGGCCGTACTCTCGCGCGGCGACCAAAGGCTGGCCCCCGTGCTGACCAGGGTGGCACAGAACAGGTCTCTGTCCACGTGGCGGCAGGCTTTAACGGAATATTATCTCGATGCGGACGATTATATCGGCAGGGAGATACCGTCGGACGAACGCCTGCCGTGGGACTACATCGATTCCGGCATTAAGAGTTCTTATCTGGAGACGGAGGTCGAGAGAGCAAGCGCAGGAAGAACTACCCCTCCCTGCCCCATCGGCATCGAGTGCCATAAATGCGGAGTCTGCTGA
- a CDS encoding YggS family pyridoxal phosphate-dependent enzyme — protein MRSLLIMEIARNVQEVRERIARAAARAGRSPDEVTIVAVTKTVTEAAVREALAAGISNLGESRVQEAQRKIAQLSGCETSPVWHMIGHLQRNKVQTALEIFDIIHSIDSVRLARELSGQAKRIVPVLLEINVSGEETKGGFPPDELDEALAAISNLPNLSVRGLMTVAPWVDDAEEVRPVFRALRELRDSFGLEQLSMGMSDDFEAAVEEGATMVRLGRIIFGERT, from the coding sequence ATGCGGAGTCTGCTGATAATGGAGATCGCGCGCAACGTACAGGAGGTAAGGGAACGCATCGCCCGCGCGGCAGCGAGAGCGGGCAGGTCTCCCGATGAGGTGACCATCGTCGCGGTGACTAAAACCGTGACGGAGGCGGCTGTACGTGAAGCTCTGGCAGCCGGCATCTCCAACCTGGGGGAGAGCCGCGTGCAGGAGGCACAGCGTAAAATCGCGCAACTGTCCGGTTGCGAGACGAGCCCTGTATGGCACATGATCGGACACCTGCAACGCAACAAAGTCCAGACAGCTTTGGAAATTTTTGATATAATTCATAGCATCGACTCGGTGCGGCTGGCGCGGGAGCTGAGCGGGCAGGCTAAAAGGATTGTTCCCGTCCTGCTTGAGATCAACGTGTCAGGGGAGGAAACCAAGGGCGGGTTCCCGCCGGACGAACTGGATGAAGCTTTGGCGGCGATCTCCAATCTGCCGAACCTGTCGGTCAGAGGTCTAATGACCGTAGCTCCCTGGGTCGATGACGCCGAGGAAGTGCGGCCTGTATTCAGGGCACTGCGAGAACTGCGCGACTCCTTCGGGCTGGAACAGCTCTCTATGGGGATGAGCGACGACTTTGAAGCAGCTGTGGAAGAGGGCGCCACGATGGTCCGGCTGGGCCGCATCATATTTGGCGAACGTACATAA
- the proC gene encoding pyrroline-5-carboxylate reductase, whose protein sequence is MKIAIIGGGAMGEAIIRGVVAAGSICPQDICVCDIDASRLKTLKKTYSIKPGKDYKSAIKDAELIILAVKPQTLPTLLPDLKGNLKKGQLVLSIIAGVKIATIARGLGHDQIVRAMPNTPAQIGVGITAWTASEKTTSKQKKMAQSTLDALGKEVYVDSEKYIDMATAVSGSGPAYFFYMIECLTDAAVKIGLPRDTAAELVLETALGAALLADSSQQSPRELRKQVTSPGGTTAAGIAVLESGKFKELLAETVAAAHKRAKELGGK, encoded by the coding sequence GTGAAGATAGCGATTATCGGCGGAGGCGCCATGGGGGAGGCGATCATCCGCGGCGTAGTGGCCGCAGGATCGATCTGCCCTCAAGACATATGCGTATGCGATATCGACGCCTCACGACTGAAAACACTCAAGAAGACCTACAGCATCAAACCCGGTAAGGATTACAAATCAGCAATTAAAGACGCGGAACTAATCATTCTCGCCGTGAAGCCCCAAACCCTGCCAACACTGCTCCCCGACCTCAAAGGAAACTTGAAAAAAGGCCAACTCGTGCTCTCAATCATCGCCGGCGTAAAAATCGCGACCATTGCCAGGGGGCTCGGCCACGACCAGATAGTCAGGGCCATGCCCAACACGCCGGCCCAGATCGGCGTCGGCATAACGGCGTGGACCGCCTCCGAAAAAACGACCTCGAAGCAGAAGAAAATGGCGCAATCTACCCTCGATGCCCTTGGAAAAGAAGTATATGTAGACAGCGAAAAATATATCGACATGGCCACCGCCGTCAGCGGCAGCGGCCCGGCTTACTTCTTCTATATGATTGAATGTCTAACCGATGCCGCGGTGAAAATCGGACTGCCCCGCGACACCGCTGCAGAGTTAGTATTGGAGACAGCACTTGGAGCCGCCCTGCTGGCGGACAGCTCGCAGCAATCCCCCCGGGAACTGCGCAAGCAGGTAACCTCCCCGGGGGGCACTACAGCGGCCGGCATCGCCGTGCTGGAGAGCGGCAAGTTCAAGGAGCTTCTCGCCGAGACCGTCGCCGCCGCCCACAAGCGGGCCAAAGAGCTGGGCGGGAAGTAA
- a CDS encoding ATP-binding protein: protein MNDSLLTSDVKKLKDSLGVLPEPSVNPALIVVSGLPGSGKSYFSRRLAERLPLPIIESDAMRQVLAPKPTYSAAESERLFSACHTLIGDLLRKGVSLIFDATNLIEYHREQLYRIADKAYAKLILVRMEAPPELVQQRMERRRNGDDPNDKSDADWHVYKKMTATAERIRRNHLAVDSSRDIAPAIEKIVREVRR, encoded by the coding sequence ATGAACGACAGTCTACTGACGTCGGATGTTAAGAAGCTGAAGGACAGCCTGGGCGTGCTCCCCGAGCCGTCGGTCAACCCTGCGCTCATCGTCGTCAGCGGCCTGCCGGGCAGCGGCAAGTCTTACTTCAGCCGCAGACTGGCGGAGCGCCTGCCCCTCCCCATAATCGAGTCCGACGCCATGAGGCAGGTACTCGCGCCGAAGCCGACCTACAGCGCAGCCGAGAGCGAGCGGTTATTCAGCGCCTGCCATACGCTCATCGGCGACCTGCTGCGCAAAGGCGTCTCTCTTATCTTCGACGCTACGAACCTGATAGAATATCACCGTGAGCAGCTCTACCGCATCGCCGACAAAGCGTACGCGAAGTTGATACTTGTGCGCATGGAGGCGCCGCCGGAACTGGTGCAGCAGCGCATGGAGCGGCGGCGCAACGGGGACGACCCAAACGACAAATCCGACGCCGACTGGCATGTGTATAAGAAAATGACAGCGACAGCGGAAAGGATACGCAGAAACCATTTAGCCGTCGATTCCTCTAGAGATATCGCCCCGGCGATCGAGAAGATCGTGCGGGAAGTGAGAAGATAA
- a CDS encoding leucyl aminopeptidase, which produces MKVTAVTGDITKIATDAIIVNLFEGIKQPGGATAAVDRALGGAVSRLIKSGEIKGKQGETTLIHTMGKIKAAKVLVVGLGKKDDLNANVIRNVIAESCRYLKKASVKEAATIVHGAGAGGIDPEAAAQAITEGAMLGTYAFRRHKSKKDENDDINKLSIIATDNKALPKLKKGCEKGRILSEAAIMARDLDNEPSNYMTPSDLANAAKKTADKFGLEFKVFEKKDMEKMGMGGLLGVACGSTQPPKLIVLKYRGNKNSKRTIGLVGKGITFDSGGISIKPSEGMGEMKGDMAGGAAVISTMRAIAELKPKVNVTAIVPATENMPSGCACKPGDVLKASNGKTIEVVNTDAEGRIILADALSYARKLGLSPVIDVATLTGACHVALGGHYSGGFTNDQKIIDKVIAAGKEAGERIWQMPLDDDYKEANKSDVADVKNSGGRYGGAITAAKFLHEFIEDTPWVHIDIAGTSTSDKDKGVVVKGETGVIVRTLVNFVMGM; this is translated from the coding sequence ATGAAAGTAACAGCCGTAACCGGTGACATCACCAAAATCGCAACGGACGCAATCATCGTTAATTTGTTCGAAGGCATAAAGCAGCCGGGCGGGGCCACCGCAGCGGTGGACAGGGCGCTGGGCGGGGCCGTCTCAAGGCTGATTAAAAGCGGCGAGATAAAGGGCAAGCAGGGCGAGACGACCCTGATCCATACCATGGGCAAGATCAAAGCGGCCAAGGTGCTCGTCGTCGGCCTGGGGAAGAAGGACGATCTGAACGCCAACGTGATCCGCAACGTCATCGCGGAGTCCTGCCGCTATCTGAAGAAAGCCTCGGTCAAAGAGGCGGCAACGATCGTACACGGCGCAGGCGCAGGCGGGATCGACCCGGAGGCAGCGGCGCAGGCCATAACTGAAGGTGCCATGCTCGGCACATACGCCTTCCGCAGACATAAATCGAAGAAGGACGAGAACGACGATATAAATAAATTGTCTATTATAGCGACCGATAACAAAGCCCTTCCCAAGCTGAAGAAAGGCTGCGAAAAGGGCCGCATCCTGTCCGAGGCCGCCATCATGGCGCGCGACCTGGACAACGAGCCCTCAAACTATATGACGCCATCCGACCTGGCGAACGCGGCCAAAAAGACCGCCGATAAGTTCGGCCTTGAATTCAAGGTGTTCGAGAAGAAAGATATGGAAAAGATGGGCATGGGCGGGCTCCTCGGCGTGGCCTGCGGCAGCACGCAGCCGCCAAAGCTGATCGTGCTTAAATATCGGGGCAATAAGAACTCCAAACGTACCATCGGCCTTGTGGGCAAAGGAATCACCTTCGACTCCGGCGGCATCTCGATCAAGCCGTCCGAGGGCATGGGCGAGATGAAGGGCGACATGGCCGGAGGAGCCGCGGTGATTTCGACGATGCGAGCTATCGCCGAGCTGAAGCCCAAAGTGAATGTAACGGCGATTGTTCCAGCAACGGAGAACATGCCCAGCGGCTGCGCCTGCAAGCCCGGCGACGTGCTCAAGGCCTCCAACGGCAAGACCATCGAGGTGGTGAACACGGACGCGGAGGGTCGCATCATCCTGGCTGACGCGCTTAGCTACGCGCGCAAGCTGGGGCTATCCCCGGTCATCGACGTGGCCACGCTTACGGGCGCCTGCCACGTGGCGCTGGGCGGCCACTACAGCGGCGGCTTCACCAACGACCAGAAGATTATCGATAAGGTCATCGCCGCAGGCAAGGAGGCCGGCGAGCGTATCTGGCAGATGCCTCTAGACGACGATTACAAGGAAGCGAACAAGAGCGATGTGGCCGACGTTAAAAATTCCGGCGGCAGGTACGGCGGGGCCATCACCGCGGCCAAGTTCCTGCACGAGTTCATAGAGGACACGCCCTGGGTGCACATCGACATCGCTGGCACATCGACATCCGATAAAGACAAGGGGGTTGTGGTCAAAGGCGAGACCGGCGTGATAGTGCGCACGCTGGTTAATTTCGTGATGGGGATGTAG
- a CDS encoding MBL fold metallo-hydrolase has translation MKVTWLGHASFLITSDKGTKIITDPYKPGAFGLEYKQISESADVVTVSHEHDDHNNAGAIPGKPQIIKGAGKHQAKGIEFRGVASCHDECGGKERGDNVIFAFNIDDMNVCHLGDLGRLLTDKEMSEIGKVDVLMIPVGGAFTIDAAGADMVIAQIKPKIVIPMHYQTDRCPNFPVATAEPFLKGKSNVKKIDGSSMELKKGQMPAATQVILLRHEL, from the coding sequence ATGAAAGTCACATGGCTCGGACATGCATCATTCTTAATCACATCGGACAAAGGAACAAAGATAATCACCGACCCTTATAAGCCGGGAGCCTTCGGCCTCGAATATAAGCAAATAAGCGAATCCGCCGATGTCGTAACCGTTAGCCACGAGCATGACGACCACAATAACGCGGGTGCCATCCCCGGCAAGCCGCAGATAATCAAGGGCGCGGGCAAGCACCAGGCCAAGGGCATCGAGTTCCGCGGCGTGGCCAGCTGCCATGACGAGTGCGGCGGCAAGGAGCGCGGCGACAACGTGATTTTCGCTTTCAACATCGACGATATGAATGTCTGCCATCTGGGCGACCTGGGCCGCCTGCTGACGGATAAAGAGATGTCAGAGATCGGAAAAGTCGACGTTTTGATGATTCCTGTGGGAGGAGCCTTCACCATTGACGCCGCCGGCGCCGACATGGTCATCGCTCAGATCAAGCCTAAAATCGTGATACCGATGCACTACCAGACCGACAGGTGCCCGAACTTCCCGGTGGCCACCGCTGAGCCGTTCCTTAAGGGCAAGAGCAACGTGAAGAAGATCGACGGATCATCGATGGAGTTGAAAAAGGGCCAGATGCCCGCCGCAACACAGGTAATCTTGCTTCGCCATGAACTCTAA
- a CDS encoding phosphoribosylaminoimidazolesuccinocarboxamide synthase, protein MEIILDTNLSNLMYRGKVRDSYDLGDSMLLVASDRISAFDVILPCGIPCKGAVLNQISAFWFEKTEHIIPNHVIKVIDDADWLNENYGKRACHGNYGFPSYLEGRSMVVKKAQRVEVECVIRGYISGSAWAEYKEKGTISGEHFPAGMEESEKLPIPIFTPTTKADAGHDLPMSFNDVKHMIGARRAKEISDKCLEIYQFAHNYALGKGIIIADTKMEFGVVDGKLILIDELLTPDSSRFWEASEYEPGKSQPSFDKQPVRDWLTDSGWNKQPPAPMLPDEIIKQTSDRYIQAFHRLTGKELQV, encoded by the coding sequence ATGGAGATAATTCTCGATACCAACCTGTCCAACCTGATGTACCGCGGCAAGGTGCGCGATTCATACGACCTGGGCGACAGCATGCTTCTGGTCGCATCCGACCGCATTTCCGCCTTTGATGTCATCCTGCCCTGCGGCATCCCCTGCAAAGGCGCCGTGCTGAACCAGATCTCCGCCTTCTGGTTTGAGAAAACGGAACATATCATACCGAACCATGTAATTAAAGTTATCGACGACGCGGACTGGCTAAACGAGAATTACGGGAAACGCGCATGCCATGGTAACTACGGATTCCCCTCCTATCTGGAAGGGCGCTCGATGGTAGTCAAGAAGGCGCAGCGTGTAGAAGTAGAGTGCGTCATACGCGGCTACATCTCCGGCTCGGCGTGGGCCGAATACAAGGAAAAAGGCACGATATCCGGCGAGCACTTCCCCGCCGGCATGGAGGAGAGCGAGAAGCTGCCCATCCCCATATTTACACCGACGACCAAGGCCGATGCGGGACACGACCTCCCCATGAGCTTCAACGATGTGAAGCATATGATCGGCGCCAGGAGGGCCAAGGAGATATCGGATAAATGTCTGGAGATTTACCAGTTCGCACACAACTACGCGCTGGGCAAGGGCATAATAATCGCCGACACCAAGATGGAGTTCGGCGTCGTGGACGGCAAGCTTATACTCATCGATGAGCTGCTGACGCCTGATTCAAGCCGCTTCTGGGAAGCATCGGAGTACGAGCCGGGCAAATCACAGCCCAGCTTCGATAAGCAGCCGGTGCGCGACTGGCTCACGGACTCGGGCTGGAACAAGCAGCCGCCCGCGCCCATGCTGCCCGACGAAATAATCAAGCAGACATCCGACCGGTATATTCAAGCCTTCCACAGGCTCACGGGGAAAGAGTTGCAGGTTTAA
- a CDS encoding cupin domain-containing protein, giving the protein MEIVNRKDAAPFVTKDASEIREILAPRNSSIERQSLAEARVLSGKSTEEHIHPNTEEIYYILEGKGRMRIEGEERDVVHGDGIAILPGMRHKVWNTGKSDLVFLCCCVPAYTHEDTVITE; this is encoded by the coding sequence ATGGAAATAGTGAACCGCAAAGATGCCGCGCCCTTCGTCACAAAGGACGCTTCCGAGATAAGGGAGATACTGGCGCCGCGCAACTCATCCATCGAGCGGCAGAGCCTGGCCGAGGCGCGGGTGCTTTCGGGGAAAAGCACCGAGGAGCACATCCACCCGAATACGGAGGAGATTTACTACATCCTCGAGGGAAAGGGCCGGATGAGGATCGAGGGCGAAGAGCGCGACGTAGTACACGGCGACGGAATCGCTATCCTGCCGGGGATGCGCCACAAGGTCTGGAACACGGGGAAAAGCGACTTGGTATTTCTATGCTGCTGCGTACCGGCCTATACGCACGAGGATACGGTGATTACCGAGTAG
- a CDS encoding MBL fold metallo-hydrolase, whose protein sequence is MKNKETNISEVANSVYRLETPIITAQYPAVAYIIKSHSPVVIDPGTTSNIPMLREALSDLDIETPAYFIPTHLHMDHSGSAGTLSELYSEAKFVFHPRYAKHAVRPARLIAAFRIVWGENFEETFGEVEPVPEDRLLLPEDGGVIDAGDRELEIIYAPGHAPHHIAIFDRESRGLFCGEALGLPDFQLPAAPPNSFDRDTYIATLEKLRRMKLGAEFIFFAHGGVEWDLNTLVARAIDNMNVYGDMVLEGLRKGQTQESMERRVAADLERRHGVRVPQRALYVTVAGLTAYFRSIGAV, encoded by the coding sequence GTGAAAAACAAAGAGACGAACATTTCGGAAGTAGCTAACAGCGTTTACAGGCTGGAGACGCCGATTATCACGGCGCAGTATCCGGCCGTAGCATACATCATTAAATCGCACTCTCCCGTGGTCATAGACCCCGGAACCACCTCCAATATCCCCATGCTTCGTGAGGCACTGAGCGACCTCGATATCGAAACGCCGGCTTATTTCATCCCCACGCACCTGCATATGGATCACTCAGGCAGCGCTGGCACGCTGTCAGAACTTTATTCCGAGGCTAAGTTCGTCTTTCATCCGCGCTACGCCAAGCATGCCGTGAGGCCGGCGCGCCTCATCGCGGCGTTCCGCATCGTCTGGGGGGAGAACTTTGAGGAGACGTTCGGAGAAGTCGAACCCGTGCCGGAGGATCGATTGTTGTTGCCGGAGGATGGCGGGGTTATAGATGCCGGCGACAGGGAACTCGAAATTATCTATGCGCCGGGGCACGCGCCGCATCATATCGCCATATTCGATCGGGAGTCGCGCGGATTGTTCTGCGGCGAGGCGCTGGGCTTGCCGGACTTTCAGCTGCCCGCGGCGCCGCCCAACAGTTTCGATCGTGATACCTATATCGCCACGCTTGAGAAGCTGCGCAGGATGAAGCTGGGCGCGGAGTTTATCTTTTTCGCGCATGGCGGTGTGGAGTGGGATCTTAATACGCTTGTGGCGCGGGCTATCGACAATATGAATGTTTACGGAGATATGGTGCTTGAAGGGCTGCGCAAAGGACAGACCCAGGAGAGCATGGAACGGCGGGTCGCCGCCGACCTTGAACGAAGGCACGGCGTGCGTGTGCCGCAGCGCGCTTTGTATGTCACTGTGGCGGGGTTAACTGCTTATTTCAGGAGCATAGGGGCGGTTTAA